One Drechmeria coniospora strain ARSEF 6962 chromosome 01, whole genome shotgun sequence genomic region harbors:
- a CDS encoding peptidase s9b dipeptidylpeptidase iv domain protein has protein sequence MHVILSRRIKSTAEMECSLQEFEKSCVRRAIVSPHWLSGSDSVFWYRREGRIGEFQFILVDCERELCRTAFDHAGLASELGKYSKEQINPGNLPFSWINVPVNAAWVRFQFDGQTWQYTDDGKLEVWQGGFDPGSFDYGCEEFPSPYSRQASDITFINNTADAISCYWISNSGDPQHYGSIQPDQSKTISSYVGHLWRLSVDDSEKRVACTVKNGPCTVTIGESPLGLALRWETALAGQESPQAPSTGPKPFIRNFNLWCRSSDGAEKQISFDGNADNEFKDMYPSPNGRHVVVKQCRPPSKQSLLYMVDSSPKDQLRPALISEEYLRPGDNVEHQRPRLFDLEANREILVDDALFRNPFSLTNVGWSGDGRRYRFLFNQRGHQSLRLLEIIMNGTVTVLVEESSKTFVDYANKLFYKLLPSSNEILWASERDGWNHLYLFTLDDGTLKNQVTKGPWVVRSVEHIDEEKRRIWFRAFGIEPGQDPYYAHLASVAFDGSDLRVLSKGDGTHTWTWGPKKRFLLDSWSRVDSLPQAVVREARTGKRVVSLQQVVPHADWMPPERFAAPGRDGKTSIYGIIIRPSDFHGATKYPVIEYIYAGPQGFNTPKAFQDLTRLRRVANQGYVLVCMDGMGTNWRSKAFHDVCYKDLKDGGFADRIAWIRSAAESRPWMDLSRVGCYGVSAGGQNAAAAVIHHGGFYKAAFASAGCHDNRMDKLWWNEMWMGYPVDASYEDSSNMTHAHKLSGALMLAVGELDKNVDPASTLRLASALIEADKDFDLVFVPGGSHHVHTMTFVMRKQDAFFRKHLKK, from the coding sequence ATGCACGTTATCCTGTCCAGAAGAATCAAGAGCACCGCAGAGATGGAATGCAGCCTCCAAGAGTTCGAGAAGAGTTGCGTCCGACGGGCCATCGTTTCTCCACACTGGTTGTCCGGCAGTGACAGCGTATTTTGGTACAGGCGAGAAGGCAGAATAGGAGAGTTTCAATTTATCCTCGTCGATTGCGAAAGGGAACTTTGTCGAACCGCTTTTGATCATGCCGGACTTGCCTCGGAGCTTGGAAAATATAGCAAGGAGCAGATCAATCCCGGCAACCTTCCCTTTTCCTGGATCAACGTGCCGGTCAACGCTGCTTGGGTGCGCTTTCAGTTCGATGGCCAGACTTGGCAATATACAGACGACGGAAAGCTGGAAGTTTGGCAGGGGGGGTTCGATCCAGGTAGCTTTGATTATGGCTGCGAAGAGTTTCCTTCGCCATACTCGCGCCAGGCAAGTGATATTACCTTCATCAACAACACGGCCGATGCCATCAGCTGTTATTGGATTTCCAATTCCGGAGACCCTCAGCACTATGGATCGATACAACCGGACCAGTCCAAAACCATATCCTCGTACGTCGGCCACCTTTGGCGCCTATCGGTAGACGACTCCGAGAAGCGTGTGGCGTGCACCGTGAAGAATGGACCCTGCACCGTGACCATTGGAGAGTCtccccttggcctcgccctTCGATGGGAAactgccttggccggccAGGAGTCTCCGCAGGCACCGAGCACCGGGCCCAAGCCGTTCATTCGCAACTTCAATCTCTGGTGTCGAAGCTCGGACGGCGCGGAGAAGCAAATTTCCTTTGACGGCAACGCGGACAACGAGTTCAAGGACATGTACCCGTCGCCTAATGGTCGACACGTGGTGGTAAAACAATGCAGGCCGCCATCCAAGCAATCCCTCTTGTACATGGTGGACTCGTCCCCAAAGGACCAACTGCGTCCAGCATTGATTAGCGAGGAGTATCTTAGGCCCGGGGACAACGTCGAACATCAAAGACCACGCCTTTTCGACCTCGAGGCGAACAGAGAGATCCTTGTCGATGATGCCTTGTTTCGAAACCCCTTTTCACTGACCAACGTTGGCTGGTCAGGGGACGGTCGGCGGTACCGATTTCTATTCAACCAACGCGGCCATCAATCCCTACGGCTTCTAGAAATAATCATGAACGGTACTGTAACCGTTCTTGTCGAGGAGAGCAGCAAAACCTTTGTTGACTATGCCAACAAGCTGTTCTACAAACTCCTACCATCAAGCAACGAAATTCTTTGGGCCAGTGAGCGAGATGGCTGGAACCACCTCTACCTGTTTAcgctcgacgatggtacttTGAAAAACCAAGTGACCAAGGGACCCTGGGTAGTACGGTCCGTCGAGCACATTGACGAGGAAAAACGTCGAATCTGGTTTCGTGCGTTCGGCATCGAACCAGGCCAGGACCCGTACTACGCGCATCTGGCATCCGTCGCCTTTGACGGATCCGATCTTCGGGTGTTATCGAAAGGAGACGGTACCCATACTTGGACGTGGGGGCCAAAAAAGCGTTTTCTACTCGATAGCTGGTCGCGGGTTGATTCCCTACCTCAAGCTGTCGTCCGAGAAGCACGGACGGGCAAGAGAGTCGTCTCCCTGCAGCAGGTCGTGCCCCATGCGGACTGGATGCCCCCGGAGAGATTTGCTGCGCCGGGGCGGGATGGAAAGACAAGCATCTACGGCATCATCATTCGTCCAAGCGACTTCCACGGCGCGACGAAGTATCCCGTGATCGAATACATTTACGCCGGCCCGCAAGGTTTCAACACGCCCAAGGCGTTTCAAGACCTGACAAGGCTTCGCCGAGTCGCGAACCAAGGCTACGTCTTGGTATGCATGGACGGCATGGGCACCAACTGGCGGTCCAAAGCCTTCCACGATGTTTGCTACAAGGACCTAAAGGACGGCGGCTTCGCAGACCGCATTGCCTGGATTCGCAGCGCGGCCGAGTCGCGACCTTGGATGGACTTATCCCGCGTCGGCTGCTACGGCGTCTCCGCCGGCGGGCAGAACGCGGCCGCAGCCGTGATTCATCATGGCGGCTTCTACAAGGCTGCCTTTGCGTCGGCCGGATGCCACGATAACCGGATGGACAAGCTCTGGTGGAACGAGATGTGGATGGGCTACCCGGTCGACGCGAGCTATGAGGATTCGTCCAACATGACTCACGCGCACAAGTTGAGCGGCGCCTTGATGCTGGCGGTAGGTGAGCTCGATAAAAATGTCGATCCGGCATCGACGCTGCGGCTGGCAAGTGCCCTGATCGAGGCGGACAAGGACTTTGACTTGGTCTTTGTCCCCGGCGGCTCCCATCATGTGCACACCATGACTTTTGTGATGCGAAAGCAAGACGCATTCTTTAGGAAACACTTGAAGAAATGA